One part of the Nymphalis io chromosome 22, ilAglIoxx1.1, whole genome shotgun sequence genome encodes these proteins:
- the LOC126777249 gene encoding trypsin-like, whose protein sequence is MIRKSLTLLIPIVVIYSKNIQKSTQINRNIEKIDVLSEHTTVNDAKIFPFMAAVLKKSKFISAGALIDESWVLTGADSLFLIRESSRMIRVRLGSVNYRKGGFVTPIKFFEIHPYFDDSKPLFDVALIKLPNPVKLTPNLNPIRLQKKPRNVAATHFIVTSWPIVMNWNRTKNYRNSKELNKHRILTVSHLHPTDPEECTEELDMLVPDHNNTRAIMCFDSLIGSDPCQREIGAPVVLNGILWGIISSWKSEDCDVEGGPSFATLVSAIDVSTWIHSTIHAKKWNKKHVIVDYEDNYI, encoded by the exons atgatCAGAAAATCATTAACACTCTTAATACCCATCGTCGTAATTTATtcgaaaaatatacaaaaatcaaCTCAAATCAATAGAAATATTGAAAAGATAGATGTTTTGAGTGAGCACACAACGGTTAATGATGCTAAAATATTTCCATTCATGGCCGCTGTAttgaaaaaatcaaaattcattAGTGCCGGTGCTTTGATCGATGAGAGCTGGGTACTGACGGGTGCTGACTCACTATTCCT AATTAGAGAATCTTCTAGAATGATTCGAGTGCGACTTGGCAGCGTTAACTATAGAAAAGGAGGATTCGTGACCCCTATAAAATTTTTCGAAATTCATCCGTATTTTGATGACAGCAAGCCATTGTTTGACGTGGCACTCATAAAACTACCGAATCCAGTAAAATTGACACCCAACTTGAACCCAATAAGACTGCAGAAAAAGCCAAGAAATGTGGCTGCAACACACTTCATTGTTACATCATGGCCGATTGTGATg AATTGGAATCGAACTAAAAATTACCGAAACTCGAAGGAGCTAAACAAGCATCGTATTCTAACAGTGTCTCATTTACATCCAACTGACCCTGAAGAGTGTACAGAGGAACTGGATATGTTGGTACCTGACCATAATAATACGAGAGCCATAATGTGCTTTGACTCACTAATTGGAAGTGATCCTTGTCAG AGGGAAATTGGTGCACCAGTTGTCTTAAACGGTATTCTCTGGGGAATCATTTCTTCATGGAAATCAGAGGACTGTGACGTGGAAGGTGGACCGTCCTTCGCCACCCTGGTCTCAGCTATCGACGTTAGTACCTGGATACATTCTACTATTCATGCGAAGAAATGGAATAAGAAACATGTTATAGTCGATTATGAGGATAATTACATTTGA